In Pirellulales bacterium, the following proteins share a genomic window:
- a CDS encoding alpha/beta fold hydrolase — MEIFELPNFRLQSGETLPHAQVAYQTYGQLNAAKSNAILYPTSYGAHHTDIEWVIGPDGILDSSRYFVIIPNMFGNGLSTSPSNLGDAWGDKPWPTFTHIDNVAAQRRLLAEVFGIQRLALVYGWSMGGQQALHWGALHPEQVERIAALCSSAKTSVHNRVFLEGLQATLTADTAWNGTHFTGKPDRGLRAMGRVYAGWALSQAFYREQLYREIGYASLEDFLVRDWEASFLRRDAGNLLSMIETWKRSDISDNDRFGGDLRRALASIQARTLIMPSATDLYFTAADAQAESQHIPHAQFRSIPSIWGHRAGNPLKNPADAAFIKAAVAELLDS; from the coding sequence ATGGAGATCTTCGAGCTACCGAATTTCCGCCTGCAGTCCGGCGAAACACTGCCGCACGCGCAAGTGGCCTATCAGACGTACGGCCAGCTCAATGCCGCGAAGTCGAACGCCATTCTTTACCCGACCTCCTACGGGGCGCACCATACAGACATCGAATGGGTGATCGGGCCTGACGGCATCCTCGATTCGTCGCGCTATTTCGTCATCATCCCGAATATGTTCGGCAACGGATTATCGACGTCGCCGAGCAACTTAGGAGACGCGTGGGGTGATAAGCCGTGGCCCACGTTCACGCATATCGACAACGTGGCCGCTCAGCGCCGCCTGCTCGCCGAGGTTTTCGGCATCCAGCGACTGGCGCTTGTCTACGGTTGGTCGATGGGCGGGCAGCAAGCTCTGCACTGGGGAGCGCTACATCCCGAGCAGGTCGAGCGCATCGCAGCCCTGTGCTCGTCGGCCAAAACGTCTGTTCACAACCGCGTCTTCCTGGAAGGACTGCAGGCAACGCTGACGGCCGACACGGCCTGGAATGGTACGCACTTCACGGGTAAGCCCGATCGCGGCCTGCGCGCCATGGGCCGGGTTTATGCGGGCTGGGCCTTGTCGCAAGCCTTTTATCGCGAACAGTTGTACCGCGAAATCGGTTACGCATCGCTGGAAGATTTCCTGGTGCGCGATTGGGAAGCCAGCTTCCTGCGCCGCGATGCCGGCAATCTGCTTTCGATGATCGAGACCTGGAAACGCTCCGACATCAGCGACAACGACCGCTTCGGGGGCGACCTGCGGCGGGCGCTCGCTTCGATTCAGGCGCGGACGCTGATCATGCCGTCGGCAACCGACTTGTATTTCACGGCCGCTGATGCCCAGGCCGAATCGCAACACATCCCGCACGCCCAGTTTCGTTCCATTCCCTCCATTTGGGGACACCGCGCCGGTAATCCCCTGAAAAACCCTGCCGATGCCGCCTTCATCAAAGCAGCCGTGGCCGAGTTGCTCGACTCCTAG
- the glnT gene encoding type III glutamate--ammonia ligase, which produces MLAEQAKKLGIKYFLVSFSDLFGTQRAKLVPAAAIDDVCKTGAGFAGFATWLDMTPADPDIFAVPAVESLTQLPWKPEIGWLAADLYVNGTPLAQAPRNVLKRSLARLDEQGYELRTGVECEFFVLAADDHAIADPRDAQQKPCYDQQSLVRQYDLIAEICDCLLELGWQPYQNDHEDASGQFEINWAYAPALVTADRQAFFKYLVKSLAERRGLRATFMPKPFDHLTGNGCHMHLSLWNRTQGTNLFHDAHDEMGLSPLAYAFIGGMLHSADAVCALTNPTVNSYRRINAPVTSSGATWSPNVISYAGNNRTHMIRIPAPGRIELRLPDGSANPYLMAAAVAEAGREGIAARRNPGPVLDANIYRDAAAVTSLRTLPDNLLDALRALESNTVLREGLGATFTDSYLKLKRAEWRDYARFVSPWERQHTLDC; this is translated from the coding sequence ATGCTCGCCGAGCAAGCGAAAAAACTGGGTATCAAGTATTTTCTCGTGTCGTTTTCGGACCTCTTCGGTACGCAGCGGGCCAAGCTCGTACCCGCCGCCGCGATCGATGACGTCTGCAAGACAGGGGCCGGGTTCGCCGGCTTTGCCACCTGGCTCGACATGACACCGGCCGATCCCGACATTTTCGCCGTGCCGGCGGTGGAAAGTCTCACGCAACTTCCTTGGAAGCCAGAGATCGGCTGGTTGGCCGCCGACTTGTACGTGAACGGCACGCCGCTCGCGCAAGCACCGCGCAACGTGCTCAAACGATCGCTAGCACGACTTGACGAGCAAGGGTACGAATTGCGGACGGGCGTCGAGTGTGAGTTCTTCGTGCTCGCGGCCGATGATCATGCGATAGCCGACCCGCGCGATGCGCAGCAAAAGCCCTGCTACGACCAGCAATCCTTGGTGCGCCAGTACGATCTGATTGCCGAAATCTGCGATTGCCTGCTCGAACTCGGCTGGCAACCCTATCAAAACGACCACGAAGATGCGAGCGGACAGTTCGAGATCAACTGGGCCTACGCTCCGGCGCTTGTCACGGCCGATCGGCAAGCGTTCTTCAAGTACCTCGTGAAATCGCTCGCCGAACGTCGTGGACTGCGTGCCACGTTCATGCCCAAGCCGTTCGATCATCTGACGGGTAACGGTTGCCACATGCATCTGTCGTTGTGGAACCGCACTCAAGGGACGAATCTGTTCCATGACGCGCATGACGAAATGGGACTCTCGCCGCTGGCCTATGCCTTCATTGGCGGGATGCTGCACTCTGCTGATGCCGTGTGCGCGCTGACGAACCCGACGGTGAACTCCTATCGCCGCATCAATGCCCCGGTCACAAGCTCCGGTGCCACATGGTCGCCGAACGTGATTAGCTACGCCGGCAACAATCGGACGCACATGATCCGCATTCCCGCGCCAGGCCGCATCGAGTTGCGCCTGCCCGACGGTTCGGCAAATCCGTACCTCATGGCGGCGGCGGTGGCGGAAGCGGGCCGCGAGGGGATCGCCGCACGGCGCAACCCCGGGCCTGTGCTCGACGCCAACATTTATCGCGACGCCGCGGCGGTCACGTCGTTGCGCACACTGCCCGACAATCTGCTCGACGCGTTGCGGGCCTTGGAGTCCAATACGGTGCTGCGCGAAGGGCTCGGGGCGACGTTCACCGACTCGTACCTGAAGCTGAAACGTGCCGAATGGCGCGATTACGCTCGCTTCGTGTCGCCGTGGGAACGCCAGCACACGCTCGACTGCTGA